A window of Synergistales bacterium contains these coding sequences:
- a CDS encoding ComEA family DNA-binding protein: MSRVRGILFIVAGVACFLAAWGMLGYFSGAWQEDEAERSLAGPALHYQEEETGAGGVPEPSREPSEWVVYVTGGVENPGVYHLESGSRIYQLVARAGGFAAEADAEAINMAAELADGVHVHVPREGEAAPPEPGGAGTETVTGGTLQGQEDGGGLVPVNTAGQKALETLPGIGPVTAAALIEEREQNGPFAAPEDLLRVRGIGPKKMESIAPLVSFGR, from the coding sequence ATGTCCAGGGTGCGGGGAATACTGTTTATCGTGGCGGGGGTCGCCTGCTTCCTTGCCGCCTGGGGAATGCTGGGCTACTTCAGCGGCGCCTGGCAGGAGGACGAGGCCGAACGGTCACTGGCCGGACCGGCGTTGCACTATCAGGAGGAGGAAACCGGAGCGGGAGGCGTGCCGGAACCCAGCCGGGAACCCTCGGAGTGGGTGGTCTATGTGACCGGCGGTGTGGAGAATCCGGGGGTCTACCATCTGGAATCCGGGTCCAGGATCTACCAGCTCGTGGCCCGGGCCGGAGGCTTCGCCGCAGAGGCCGATGCGGAGGCCATCAACATGGCGGCGGAGCTGGCCGACGGTGTCCATGTGCATGTGCCCAGAGAGGGTGAAGCCGCTCCCCCTGAGCCGGGAGGTGCCGGGACGGAGACAGTGACCGGCGGAACCCTCCAGGGACAGGAGGACGGGGGTGGCCTCGTACCGGTGAACACCGCGGGACAGAAGGCGCTGGAGACCCTGCCGGGTATCGGACCGGTCACGGCGGCGGCGCTCATCGAGGAACGGGAACAGAACGGCCCCTTTGCGGCTCCGGAGGATCTGCTCAGGGTGCGCGGCATAGGCCCCAAGAAGATGGAAAGCATCGCTCCCCTTGTCTCGTTCGGGCGGTAG